A stretch of the Diadema setosum chromosome 16, eeDiaSeto1, whole genome shotgun sequence genome encodes the following:
- the LOC140240135 gene encoding cytochrome P450 2A13-like produces the protein MANISSTDTEYLSTARTAVALTFCVVLLVEFLRWVSTGERARLPPGPRTLPFPLNLVHLILSPRENRMELLMTLKQKKVYGELCCVDIDGRAKVIINSPDLARELFVKLGEVTSNRLVPRLFVDTIQYSGGIAFSHGQDWLALRRYSLSALRNFGMGKRTIESRINEEARMLLDVLGARQEDNGINPADYLNNAVSNVICSVTFGERFEYDDPAFLDIVTRVKMLFGGGNAAPVRLLVRQFPSLMRSNWPRKIKIIRENIVGLKDFIVSMVEKHDESFDENDIRDIIDMYLAETRRLEADDNGVKPYLGKGNIWMCVFDLFIGGTETTSTALMWFFLIMASRPEIQMKVADEINSVIGQERAPLYEDRKRMPYTQATLSEILRFRPVAPFGLPHFTSEDVHAGDYIIPKGHEVWVNVIGIHHDPELFASPEQFNPNRFLGQDGQTFTKMDAFIPFGLGRRSCLGEQLAKMELFLFATSILQRFVIRLPPGALPDYNIGHRVLTLLPKDFNVCLSRR, from the exons ATGGCGAATATATCGTCTACTGACACGGAGTACCTCTCGACCGCTCGGACTGCTGTCGCATTGACGTTCTGTGTCGTTCTTCTTGTGGAGTTCTTGCGATGGGTTTCTACAGGAGAGCGGGCCAGACTGCCACCGGGCCCACGAACCCTCCCTTTCCCGCTAAACCTCGTCCATCTAATTTTGTCTCCTCGTGAAAATCGTATGGAGCTATTGATGACGTTGAAGCAGAAGAAAGT GTACGGAGAACTGTGTTGCGTCGACATCGATGGTAGGGCAAAGGTTATCATAAACAGCCCCGATCTCGCCCGCGAGCTCTTCGTGAAGCTTGGTGAGGTCACCTCTAATCGCCTCGTGCCACGTTTGTTCGTTGACACTATCCAGTATAGCG GTGGCATAGCCTTCAGTCACGGCCAAGACTGGCTCGCCCTGCGGCGCTACAGCCTCTCCGCCCTCCGAAACTTCGGCATGGGAAAACGGACCATCGAGTCGAGGATCAACGAAGAAGCGCGCATGCTGCTCGACGTTCTCGGGGCCCGTCAGGAAGACAACGGGATCAACCCCGCGGACTATCTCAACAACGCGGTGTCCAACGTCATCTGCTCGGTCACCTTCGGCGAGCGATTTGAGTACGACGACCCCGCCTTCCTGGACATCGTGACGAGGGTGAAGATGCTGTTCGGTGGGGGCAACGCCGCCCCCGTTCGCCTGCTCGTCCGGCAGTTTCCCAGCTTGATGAGGTCCAACTGGCCGAGAAAGATCAAAATAATCAGGGAGAACATAGTTGGACTGAAGGACTTTATCGTCTCCATGGTCGAGAAGCACGACGAGAGCTTCGACGAGAACGATATCCGCGACATCATCGACATGTACCTGGCCGAGACCCGTCGACTCGAAGCTGACGACAACGGCGTCAAACCGTACCTGGGCAAGGGGAATATTTGGATGTGCGTCTTCGATCTCTTTATCGGCGGCACGGAGACAACGTCCACCGCCTTAATGTGGTTTTTCCTAATCATGGCCAGCAGGCCCGAGATTCAGATGAAG GTGGCTGACGAAATCAACTCTGTGATCGGGCAAGAGAGGGCGCCCTTGTATGAAGATCGAAAAAGGATGCCCTACACTCAGGCCACCCTCAGTGAAATACTACGTTTTCGTCCTGTTGCCCCGTTCGGACTGCCACACTTTACCAGCGAAGACGTGCATGCGGGAGACTATATCATCCCTAAAGGCCATGAAGTGTGGGTCAACGTCATTGGGATTCACCACGACCCAGAATTGTTCGCTTCACCGGAGCAATTCAACCCGAATCGCTTCCTGGGTCAAGATGGGCAGACATTTACAAAGATGGATGCCTTTATACCTTTTGGTTTGG GTCGCCGAAGCTGTCTGGGAGAGCAACTTGCGAAGATGGAGCTCTTTCTCTTCGCTACCAGCATCTTACAGCGGTTTGTCATCCGACTCCCTCCCGGAGCTCTCCCGGACTACAACATCGGTCACCGAGTCTTGACTCTGCTGCCCAAAGATTTCAACGTATGTCTAAGCAGGCGCTAA